The following DNA comes from Pseudomonas triticicola.
TAGGTACCCGTTCAGGTAAAGAAGACAGTAAATTCGGCGCCGGTACAGGACGTGGTGAAACCGGCGTTGCAGGGCGAGTCCAGTCCTGTTTCGCGGTGATCGAACAGCGTATCACTGAAGTATTGGACAAAAATCCCGGTAGTGAAATTGCTTCGTTGACTTTCGACACGTTTGGCTTTAGTCGCGGTGCCGCAGCCGCCAGACATTTCGCCAACGAGATAGTGCGTGGCAAACAAGGGCCTTTAGGCGACATTCTCCGCAGTATGTCCGATGCCCTCAGTTCGACCTTTGTTGATCAGTATCACAGCGACATCAACGTGGGCTTCATTGGGCTGTTCGACACGGTACCGTCGATTGCTGGATGGTCCAATCTGGGCAACATAAAAAGCGCAGTCGCAACGGGGGTCAAACTCTATCTCGACCGACGTTATTTCACCGACGTTGTGCAGTTGGCTGCGCGGGATGAGTGCAGGGCTAACTTTGCTCTCAATCGAGTAGCGATGGATCATCCGGAAATCGTCTTGCCGGGTGTGCATTCCGATGTGGGTGGAGGTTACCTTGAGGACGCTGAAGAGTGTGTTCTCGTTAGCCCAATGCAGACGCTAGAGGTCGGTACGTATACTGACGTCGCTACCACATCGATCTACCAGGATGCGATCAATGTGAGAAATCAGTGGCTAGCCAAGGGTTGGCCGCTCGAAAATCTCGACATCGTTACGCCACCGCCATTACTGCTACCGGTCAGCCCTCAGGATCGACTTAGTCCTCAAGTCAAGCGAGTCTATGCGGCCGTCCAACTCAAGCGTCCGGTGAGTGGATTACTGTCGAGAGTGAGCCTGCGCGTGATGCATCAACTCGCCAGAGCCAAAGGCGTTCTCTTCGAAGACATTCCCGAGACGCCAGACTTCGCCGTTCCTGAAGAACTCAAGCCCATGTGTGATCGTTTTGTCTCCGGCGACTACAGCACCACGCCAGAGGAGGAGCAAATACTCAAACTCAAGTACATTCACACGTCCGCCAACTGGAACCATCCGCTTGGCAGGAGAGATGGGAGCGGCATCAGAGCTGTTTACATCAACGCCCCCACGGAAGATGCAATCCGAGTAAAGCACCCACACGTACCTGACTGGACGCTTTGGTAATGAAGTTATTTACAGCACTGCTGTGTACGCTTTTTGTGGCTGGTTGTAATGCAGACCCGCTGTCAGCAAAAAACGACCCTAAATCCCCTTGGTGGGAACTCGGTTTCACCGAACCCAACTACATGAAGGTCTGGGTTGAAGACACTGCTGTGGAAGATATAAAGGGAAAAACATTTCTGCGTACCGGTGGTGGATCGGCATCGGGCGGGCAACCTGAAGACGGCACCGAATCGGCCCGTGGTTGGGACGGAGTGGGCGCGTCCGCAAAAGCCGTGGTCGGCGCTGATCTCCCAAAAAGAATTTTTGTTCGCTGGCAGTCCATCGTAGAGCCTCAAACTTATCGGGCTTGGGTAGATATACCCGAAGAAGCCAGGCAAATGATGCGGGCTTCGGTCGCGCAGCGCTGCGCGAAAACACCAGAGCGGCGGAGTACCTATATTTCATCGGTCTATCTGGGCCTGGCGCCTGGCGGCGTTGTGCAGGTTTGGGTCAGAGACTCATGCCACCATCCTGTAAAAGTCGCCAGAGCCCAGGCGGAGATCGAGCCTTTAGGGCCGAGTCAGGGTAAGAACCAAGGACGCTACGCCTATCCCGTCAGCGAAAAGTCCAAGCGCTATATCGAGAAATTCGGCATTCCGTACGGAAGTTGGTAAGCGCTGAAACCGTGCTTCGTCCACTGTGCCGCCGCGCTCAATATCGATGCACGGCTGCCAGTGCACTGATCCGCTACCGGCTGTTTTGGTGAATAAACAACTCACTTCTCAAATCAAAACCTCAAACGCCGCACTCCCCAACACCTCCCCATTAGCCATCACCTGCACCCCATGTCGCCCGTCAAAATGCTTGCGCGTCGTAAAATCCTTGATGACTTGATTCCGTCGCACTACCTCAGTCCCGAACCCCGCTAATCCCAGAGTCTTCAACTTGAAAACCTTCCTCGAAACCCCGCCATTCGCCTTCACATACTCAATCGCATAATCAATCACCAGCCTTTGCTCGTGCGCCACCATGGACTTCACCGTAAACGACAAAGTAATCGCTTCCCCCAACCTCACCACCGCAGGCTCGACCCGCACATCCAACAACTCAACCTCAGCCTTCGCCCCTGCGCCAATTACCGTCAGCGCGCGCACGTCGCCCTGCTTGATCAAACTGCGCAACGCATGCTTGGCAATCCAGGCCGTGTGCTTGTTGTCCAGCGACCAACCTTCAATCGTGTCCAGCACCCACTCCGGATGCACTTTCGTTACATCATTCAAATGATTCGCCACCGACTTGCGCACGTACAAGCTCTCGTCCGCCTTCAACCGATCCAGTATCCCGGCGGCCAGCAGCGGATCCGCCTGCACCGCTTCCAGGCGAAACGACCATGGCAGGCGAGGGCGGCTGCCTTCGCTGGCTAGGCGGCGGACGTGGTGGTTTTCGTCGTGGGTCCAATCATGCATTCGTTCCAGCGAGCGCTCGAGGTCGCTGCGCAAAAAGTAGCGGATGGCGAATTCTGAGGAGCCGAAGGTGGTGAAGTATTTCAGGGCATCCATGGAGGTATCGAACGCATGGGCGCCGTAGCTCGCGACGTAATGCGGCAGGCACATGCTGACGAATCCGCTGTTCAGCCGTGGCGCGAGTTCGAACAGCACTTCGAGGGAATCTTCGTAGTCCAGCGGCAGCACGGCATGCAGGCTTTCGCTGACACGCGCCATGCGTTGCATTACTGACAGTTCAGCGAGTCCGTCCTGGGCGTGTTTGAGAAACGCCTTGGCCTTGAACGCCGGGTACACCGCGCTCATTTCGTCAGCGATGTGCTGCAAGCGCTCGGCGTTGAAGATTTCCTTTAACGCCGGGGCGGCGGTGTCGGTGGAGCTCATGATCAGTTCATCGGTGTGCTGATGAACGCATCGGTGCCTTCTGCGTAGGCGGTGTACTCGGCGATACGCGCAAAGCGTGCTGCGTCGATCTGATCGGGTACGACGAGTTCGGTGAAGCTCCAGGCAACCGCCAGGCTGATGCCGGTCTGGGCGAGGGAGCCGTCGACAGGCAAGTCACTGTGTTCAAGTTCTTTTTCCAGTGCGGTAAACGCGGCGGCGAGCTGGCCTTCGACGCGTTCGACCCACGGCTGATATTGAATGTCGGCCGGGCGCAGGTTGCGTTCGTAGTAAAGCTGCACGGCTTTTTCGCAGGCGGCGAGGCTCAGGCCGATCATGCGCAGGGCCTGGGCGCGTTGTTTGAGATCGCTTGGCAGCAGGCTTTTGCCGGAGCTGGCTTCGAGGTAATCGAGGATGAGGGTCGAGTCCATCAGGACCACGCCGTCATCGAGGATCAGCGTGGGCGCTTTGACCACCGGGTTGATCTGCTGGAATCGCTCAAAATGGCGGAACACCGAGACCGACTCGTGTTCGAGGTCGATCCCCAGGCATTTGGCGGAGATTGCTACGCGGCGCACATAGGGAGAGTCGAGCATGCCGATCAGTTTCATGACGCGTTCCTTCAAGTCGAACCGGTGGGAAGGCATAACCTAGCCGACGCAGATGCAATTGTCAGTCATCGAATCCGGCCTGCTCGTGAATTTCATCGACGTTCAAGCCCAGCCGATACGCCACCGCCACAAACAGCGCCTGGCACAAACACAGCGTCGCACTTAGCGAACGAAAGGCCAGCGCACTGCCTTCATTGACCAGCAACACGCTATTGGCAAGTTTCGCCAATGGCGACAGAGGGCTGTCGGTGATGATCAGGGTATTGGCCTTTTGTTGCCGGGCGAAGCGCAGGCAGTGTTGGGTTTCCTTGGCGTAGGGCACAAAACTGATGGCGATGACCAGGTCGTTGGCGCGCACGCTGCGCATTTGCTCGCGATAGCTGCCGCCGATGCCGGAAACCAGATGAATGCGTTTCTGCGTATGTTGCAAGTTGTAAACCAGATAATCGGCGACGGCGAACGAACGGCGGACCCCGACAACATAAATGTCGTCGGCATTGACGATGAGATCGACGGCTGTATCGAACGCCACCTCGTCCAGTTCGCGGCCCAAGCGTTCGATGCCCGAGAGCGTTGCGTCGATGCACTCGCGGGCCAGGTCGCCGCTGTTGGCGGTCTGCGAGTTGTTGGCGATCAGGCTGCGGATGCGTTGCTGATAGTTTTGCGCTGGCGTGGTTTTGTGCGTCCAGGCCTGGCGGAACAGCGCCTGCATCTCGCTGAAGCCGCTGAACCCGAAACGTTGCGAGAAACGCACAATCGCTGACGGATGCACTTCGCACTCGCGGGCGATGTCGCTGATGCGCTCGACCATGATTCGCTCGCTCTGCTGGCTGATGTAGCTGGCGACGCGTTTGAGCTGGCGCGGCAGGGCGTCGTACTCTTCGCTGATCATTTGCAGCAGGCGCTCGGCGTTGACCGGCGAGCTGGCGAAGGAAATTTCGTCTGCGGCCGGCAGAGCGGGGCGGGGCATGGGCAGCATCCTTCAGGCGAGTTGAGCACGCGGTGGGCCTGATAATAGAAGGGCTGCGTAAGCTCTGCCGGGCTGAAACGATGCACCTTGCGAGAATAATTTTTGCCGTCGATGGCGGGATGGTTAGCCGTTTGTCTTCTATATACAGCCGCTGGACTGAATTTCTTGCTATAAACGCACTCCGATGGCCGTGTGAAGCCTGTGTCAGAGCAGTTTCCAGGTCCTGTCGGACAAATTCCCTGTATTTACAGTTGCTGAGGTCTTGATCGGGCCTTAGACTGCCGCCCCTCGTAAATTGAGTGCCGGGTGGCGTTTGCAATAAAACGATGCCTTTTCGACGGCCGACACGGTTCGCCGAAACGCTCCCTTATTCGCCTTAATGCACGTTTTTTTATAGAGATATCAATGACAAAGGACAAGTTGCTGGCTATGCCGGCAGATGACTACATGAATGCAGAGCAACACGCTTTCTTCACTGAGCTGTTGCAGAACATGAAAGTCGAAACCCACGAGCGCATTGAGCAAAACCGTATCGCCATCGAAAGCCTGGACACCCCGGCTGACCCGGCGGACGCGGCTTCGGTTGAAGAAGAGCGCACCTGGCTGGTCAACGCGATCGATCGCGACCAGCGCATGCTGCCTCAGTTGGAACAAGCTCTTGAGCGCATCAAGGACGACAGCTTTGGCTGGTGCGACGACAGCGGTGAGGCCATCGGCCTGAAGCGCCTGCTGATCAGCCCGACCACCAAGTACTGCATCGAAGCTCAAGAGCGTCACGAGCAGATCGACAAGCACCAGCGTCAGGCCTGATTCTGTGGGGTGACCCCTTCAACAGGGGCACCTTGAAAAGATCGCAGCCTTCGGCAGCTCCCACATGGGGTTGCTGAAGGCTGCGATCTTTGTTTTTGCTTGTCTGCGATTTTTCCCCGTCGTTCCATTGACCTGCCACCGACCCCACGACTAACGGACCATGGATAATGGCGTTGTAGTGGCGTTTAATGCAGTCACAACAATGAGAACAAACGTGGGGTGATCAAGATGACGAGAGATGGATCTCTGGTTGCGGCGCTGCCTGCACCAGTGCTTTCGCCGAAAAACCGCTGGATCGCGCCGACCCTGCAAAGCGTCGCCCTGATGCTGTTGCTGGCCGGCATGGCTATGGCCGAGTGGTCGCTCTACCTCGGCATTCCGCTGGCGATACTGATTGTCTGGCTGCCGCGCCTGCGTTCGCGCAGCGCTCCTGTTGCTGTCCCGGTCGATAGTGCGAGCGCATTGTCCGCACTGACCCGCGATCTTTCCTACACCACCAGTCACAATGCACTGTCAGCCGCCGGCGTGGCGTTCTCGGTCAAGGCGCTGGCGAACAAACTCGAATCGCAACTCGACGCGGCGGCGCAGATCGTCAGCAACGCCGAGGTGATGATCGCCACCGAGCAGGCGACTTCACAGCTCTGTCGCGACGCGCTGGACGCCGCCAGCCAAGCGCATCACAGCAGCGCGGCGGGGCGCAGCGAACTGCTCGACTCGATTTCGCGCATGCAGCAACTCAGTCAGCGCGCCAACGCCAGCCGCGAATTGATCGAGGCCCTGAGTGTGCGCAGCGACGACATTCAGCGGGTGACACTGGTGATCCAGTCGATTGCCAGCCAGACCAACCTGTTGGCGTTGAACGCTGCGATTGAAGCAGCCCGGGCCGGTGAGCATGGTCGCGGTTTCGCTGTGGTCGCCGACGAGGTGCGCGGACTGGCCGCGCGTACGGCGGCGGCCACGGGTGAGGTCGGTGAGATGGTCGCTGACATTCAGCAACGCACCGCGCAAGTGGTGGGGCAGATTCGCGAGTTGTCGAGCGATCTGCACACCGGCGTCGAACAGGTCGAGCACACCGGTCAGCATCTGGAAAACATCGCGCGACTTGCCGCCGGAGTGGAAACCCAGGTCAGCGAAATCGCCCGTGGCGCGCAAACCAATCGCGAGCAGCTTGACGCGCTGTTCATCGCCATCGAGCAAATGCGTAGCGATCTGGCGATCAGCGATCAGCAGACCCGCCGCCTCGCCGACGCTGCGGTGCAGATGGAAGGGCAGGCGGAAACTATCAGCGAGCGCTTGGCCGAGGTCGGCCTGGATGACTATCACCAACGTATCTACGACTTGGCCCGTGAAGGTGCGAGCCAGATTGCCGCGCGTTTCGAAGCGGATGTTGAACAGGGGCGGATCAGCCTGGATGACCTGTTCGATCGCAGCTACCAGCTGATTCCGGGCACCGAACCAGCCAAATTTCAAACCCGCTTTGATCGATACACCGATCAGGTCTTGCCGGCGATTCAAGAACCTTTATTGGCGCGTCATGAAGGGCTGGTTTTTGCGATTGCCTGCACGCAGCAGGGTTATGTACCGACGCACAACCAGGCATTCAGCCAGCCATTGACCGGCGATGTGCAGGTCGACACGGTAAATAACCGCACCAAACGCAAATTCGCTGACCGCACCGGTATCCGCTGCGGCAGCCATCAGCAACCGGTGCTGTTGCAGACTTACACGCGCGATACGGGTGAGCTGATGCATGATTTATCGGTGCCGATCATGATCAAGGGCCGCCACTGGGGCGGGTTGCGTCTGGGCTATAAACCTGAGAATCCGCGCTGAGATTGTTACCGTTGACGCAATGAATCTGTGCACGGCGGTTGCTGTTTCCTCTCAAAGGAAAGCATTAATCTGGCGACTTAGTTAGGTAGCTAATTATTTCGGAGGGCACATGCAGTGCAGGGTAGACGTGGCAGTGATGATCGGCAGCGGTGTTCCGGCCGGCTTACGCGCGATGGGACGCAGTGTGTGCTGGGTGGTTTTGCTCAACGGGGAGCGACGCGGCACAGCCTTCGCCAGCCGCGATGAAGCGGAGGAGTGCAAGGCTGCCTGGCTCGAACAATTGAACATCGAGCCCGGCGACAGCCTGCACTGATCGTACTTACTTGCCGCGATGCAAACGTACGTTCAGCTCATCGACGATCGGCGCTTCTTCGCCATCGGCCCGCAGCCATTCCTTGAGTAATTGCGCCTGCTGGGGTGACCAGAAGTCGGCATCGATGAGTTTAGTGTCCGGATCCAGCGGATGTGCTTCGACAAAGTCATTTATCGACGCCTCATCCGAGGGCAGGCCCAGCTGTTCGAAAAGGGTGGTCAGGTTAAGCTCGGTTGGCAGTTCCATCATCTACTCCTGGGTCGGTGCCGGTGCGGCTTGTTCGTTCACTCCCCTTATCAGAGGCAGCCGCTGGCGCGGAGTTCGATTTTTGATTCAAGCGAGCGGGCAAGGGCGCAGGCTTCGTTGTGGTTACCGCGGAAACCTCTCACACGTCCCGTGGATATCTCCTTGATGTGAAAAAAGGCGATGCCCGCTGGCACCACTTGAAAGTGCGGGGTTCGATGACTGTTAGAAGATGTCGGAAGGTTGTCGAGGTCGGCAACCTTCATCGGCAGAGGTGTGTTGATTCGCGCGTCGGCCGACGTGGCAAAATGAGTCAAAGTGCACATATGAAGTCCTTTTCATCAGTCGGCCGGGATTTAACGGCCGTTGCGGGTAGTCGTAAGGAGCATCGCTGCTCTAGAATCGCCAGTACCTGTTGACGACCGGGCTTATCTAAAGCAATTTTTCGCCAGCGATATGTCGGAAAAGTGCTTTTTTTCGTGAGAAATTTCCCTGAAGTTCGTAGTCAGATCTTGCTCCAGTCGCACTTGAGGCTTTTTCCTTCAAGGTTTGCCGACTTCAGAGCGGGTTTCACTAATGACAATCCAGTAGTCTACGAACCTCGCGATCAAGAGCGCTTCGCTCGCTTCGGGTTTTTGAGTGATTTTGCAGTTTTCATCGGCATTGCCGTTTTTTTGCCGTGCGTGTTTTCCGCTGCACGGTTTTTCAAATGTGGGGATGTTTCTTTGGCAGTCAGTAACCTCGATATGCATGCTTTGTTCGTGCTGGGTGATTTGCGTGCAAAGCTGGTCAAGCAATTTCAATCACGTTTTGTTTACATCACCGAGCAAAACGCCGAAGGCATTTACATCGCCGAAATCGATACCGAAAGTGCATTGGTAGTCGATGACAAACCGGGGCTCAAGCTCAAGGTTGGCGACCATTTCATTGCATCGGTTCTGCCCAGCCGTGAAGGCGGCAAGATGGACATTCGTTTTCGCGACATCAAACTCACGGTTTACGGCTTGGGCGACTACGCATTTGTCAGTACGGCCGACGGTCACGCGATTCTGTTCAAGGAAGGTCATAGCGTCGTCACGGTGTTCGCCGCCAATGAACAATTGCAGGAAGGCCTGACCAAAACCTTGAAAGCCGTTACTGCCAAGGCTGCCAAATGGCGCAAGGGCGAGCTGGTGACCTTCAAGGCCAGCGAGTGAAGCGCGCGGATTTCCATTCGCAAAATCTCGACAGCGCACGCGAAGACGCTCAGCGCCTGTTCGCCCGCAAGGCCGAACTGCAAGGTGCCTGGCTGAGTTGGGTGGCGTCGCAGCTCTATGCATTGCAACCGGCGGCATACGCCAGCATGGTCAGACGTGAGCTGCAAAGCCTGCAGGAAAAGTCTGAAACGTAACCTCGCGCACGGTAGACCCCGGAAAAAGCAGGAACCTCGGCTAAAGTCAGTTGACTGAGTCATTCAGAGGCTTGCGTTTCTGTCAGGCCAACTGCCATTGCTGTGAACAGCACGAGGTGTGATGCATGAACGGATTTCGACGGTTACTGGCCGCCAGCGTGGCCACCTTTGGTTTGCTGACGTCAGCGCAATCGCCGCAGGCGGCACAGGCGCCGATCCACTTTGCCGATCTGAACTGGGAAAGCGGCAGCCTGATCACCGAGGTGCTGCGGGTGATCGTCGAGAAAGGCTACGGCTTGCCGACCGATACCTTGCCGGGTACCACCATTACCCTTGAGACCGCGCTGGCCAACAATGACATCCAGGTGATTGGCGAGGAGTGGGCCGGGCGCAGTCCGGTCTGGGTCAAGGCCGAAGCCGAGGGGAAGGTCGTCGGTCTGGGCGATACGGTAAAGGGCGCCACTGAAGGCTGGTGGGTGCCGGAATACGTGATCAAGGGCGACCCGGCCAAAGGCATCAAACCGTTGGCGCCGGATCTGCGCAGTGTCACTGATCTGAAGAAATACAAGGACGTGTTCAAGGACCCGGAAAGCCCGGGCAAAGGGCGTTTCCTCAACAGCCCGATCGGCTGGACCTCGGAAGTGGTAAACAAGCAGAAGCTCACGGCGTATGGCTTGCAGGACGACTACACCAACTTCCGCAGCGGTTCCGGCGCTGCGCTGGATGCAGAGATCAGCTCTTCGATCCGTCGCGGCAAACCAGTGCTGTTCTATTACTGGTCGCCGACGCCACTGCTTGGCAAATTCAAATTGGTGCAACTGGAAGAGCCGCCGTTCGATGCCGAGGCGTGGAAGACGCTGACAGACGCCGATAATCCCAATCCGAAACCAACCCGCTCGCTGGCATCGAAACTGTCGATTGGCGTGTCTACGCCGTTTCAAAAGCAGAACCCGCAAATTGCCGAATTCTTCAGCAAGGTCGATTTTCCCATCGAGCCACTGAACAAGGCATTGGCGGAGATGAGTGACAAGCACACCGCGCCTCGTGAGGCGGCGGTCGCGTTCATGAAGGCGCATCCGGATGTGTGGCAGGCGTGGCTGCCCAAGGATGTGGCCGACAAGGTGACGGCTGATCTGAAATAACGCGGTCAACGCAGTGCACCGCCGACCGGTCGTGCACGGGCAAAAAATCCGACTACGATGGTTTGTTCAAATCCCTTTGAAGGATTTCAACCATGACCTTTGTGTTGGCTCAATGGCTGGTGACTGTGTTCGCGGCAATCGGCCTGATGCATGTGTATTGGGCGTTGGGTGGGCAATGGGCGGCTGCGGTGGTGGTGCCGCAGGTGCCGGTGTCGGGCTTCGTCGCCACGGTACGCCCGGCCTTCAAGCCCTCAGGCTGGCTGACGCTGGCAGTCGCCGCTGCGCTGCTGATAATTGCGGCGCTGGTTTGTATGCGGGTCGGTTGGGGCGTGCCGGCGGTGCAGCACAAGGCACTGCAATGGGTGATCAGCGCGATCGCGTTGCTGATGTTTGCTCGGGCGATCGGTGATTCGAATCTGGTCGGGTTCTTCAAGGAAGTGAAGGATTCGCGATTTGCGCGGCTGGATACTTGGGTGTATTCGCCGTTGTGTGCGCTGCTGGGGGCGGGGTTGTTGGCGGTGGCCTGGGTTTGAGCTGATCCGGAATTTGCGACGCCCCGACTGGCCTCTTCGCGAGCAGGCTCGCTCCCACATGGGAGAGCGCATTCCACGGGCGCTACATGATCATCAATTACCACTTTCAGTCTGACGACTGCTCACCTCAGCCGGCACATCATCCCCGGCCATCCGCTTGCGGAACAACGCCGCCCGCGCCAGCAGCAGGGTGGTCACTGGCACGGTGATCGCCAACAGAATCGGAATCAGCCAGGCATGCACCACTGGCCCGGACTTCAGCGCTGAGAAGCAAATGATCGACGCCAGTGCCACACACCAGGCACCGATTGTCGACGCCAGCGCTGGCGGATGCATACGCTGGAAGTAATCCTTCATCCGCAGCAATCCGGTTGCACCCAGCAGGGTAAACACGCCGCTGAGCACCAGCAGCACCGCCACCGGAATCTCGACCCATAAAGACAATTCGGCATTCATTCGATCACCTCGCCACGCAGCAGGAATTTCGCCAAGGCAAACGAGCCGACGAAGCCGAACAGCGCGATCAGCAGCGCCGCTTCGAAGTAGGTATCACTGGCGTAACGAATGCCCAGGGTCAGCATCATCAGCATCGCGACGATATACAGGTAATCCAGCGCCAGTACCCGATCCTGAGCTGACGGGCCTTTGAACAGGCGCACCAGGGTCAGCACCATCGCCACGCAGTACAGAAACAGCGTCAGCAGAATCGCATTCGACAGCAATGGGCTCATTCGAAAATCTCCATCAACGGTCGCTCGTAAGTACTTTTGAAGTGCTCGATGAACTGCGCTTCGTCGTGCAGATCCCAGACGTGCAGCAACAGAACGCTGCGGTCCAGCGCCAGTTCTGACCATACGGTACCGGGCACCACGGTGCAGATCATTGCCAGTGCCGCCAGACCATGAGCATCGCGCAGATCCAGCGGCACTTTGATAAAGCATGAGTTGGGCGGACGACGTCCGGCGTTGACTACGCCCCAGGCGACGATCAGGTTGGACATGATGACGTCGCGGCCGACCAGGAAGAACAGACGCAGGATGGCGATGGGGTTGCGGATGCGCGCACGTTTCGGCCGCAATTTGCGCATCATCAGCGGCGCAGCGAAACCCAGCGCGGCACCGAGCAGCAGATTGCCCGGGCTGACGGACAGGTTCAGGGTCAGCCACAGAATCCACAGGGCCAGCGATAACCACGGTGCCGGGAACAATCGATTCATGGCTGCACCTCGAGCATGTCGGCTCTGGCTTGCGGGCTCGGCACTGCCCGAGTGCCAAGCACCGCCAGCACGTATTGCTGCGGATTGTTCAGCGCATCGGCCGTAGCCTGGGTGTAGCGCAACAGCGATTCAGCCTTGAACGTCAGGACAATGCTCAGCCCGAGCAGCAGAAATATCGGCGCGCATTCGAGTTTGCGCAGCAGTGGTGATGGGCGCTCCTCCGGCGTCCAAAAGCGCTGGATACCCAGGCGAGAGAAGGCCATGAGGGAAGCCAGACCGGTCAGGATCAACAGGGCCAGCAATCCCCATGCGCCGGGAGGCAGCGGCGCCGCAGTGCCAAGTCCCAACGGGTTGAGCAATGCCCCGATCAGGCTGAGCTTGCCGATGAACCCGGACAGCGGTGGCATGCCGATGATCAACAGCGCGCAGGCAATGAAGCTCAAACCGAGAAAGGCCATGGTCCAGGGGATGACTTGGCCGACCACGGCTTTCTGCTCGTCGTCGAGGTTGATGCCCTTGGGCGGTTGCAGCGATTCCTGTGGACGCGGCAGCAGTTCGCTTTCGTCCTCGAGGGGAATCTCGTTGGCCGAGCGCGAGCGCTCGATCAGTTCGGCGAGCATGAACAATGCGCTCAGCGCCAGGGTCGAGCTGACCAGATAGAACAGCGCAGCGCCGATCAGGTTCGGCTGGGCGAAGCCGATCGCCGAGAGCAGGATCCCTGCCGACACCAGAATGCTCAGGCTGGCCATGCGCTCCAGGCGTTGCGCGGCGATAATCGCCAGCCCTGCGCAAGCCATGGTCGCCATGCCGCCGTAAATCAGCCAGTCGCCGCCGAAGAATGCCGAGGCGCCGGCCTGACCAGAAAACAGCAGGGTCCACAGGCGCAGGAGGGTGTAGACGCCGACCTTGGTCATGATCGCAAACATCGCCGCCACCGGCGCGCTGGCCGAGGAATAGGCCGGCACCAGCCAGAAATTCAGCGGCCACATGCCAGCCTTGGCCAGAAACGCTACCGCAAGAATTCCCGCGCCAGCATGCAGCAGGCCACGATCGGCTTCCGGCACCAGCGGGATCTTCATCGCCAGATCGGCCATGTTCAGCGTGCCGGTCACCCCGTAGATCAACGCAGCGCCGATCAAAAACAGTGACGATGCCAGCAGGTTGATCGAAATGTAATGTAACCCCGACGACACCCGCGCCCGGCCCGAGCCGTGCAGCAACAAGCCGTAGGATGCGGCGAGCAACACTTCGAAGAACACGAACAGGTTGAACAGATCCGCCGTCAGGAACGCGCCATACAGGCCCATCAATTGAATCTGGAACAGTGCGTGGAAACTCGACCCGGCACCGTCCCAGCGGGCCATGGCAAACAGCAGGGCGCTGACGCCGATGATTCCGGTCAGCACCAGCATCAGTGCCGACAGGCGATCAACCACCAGGACGATGCCAAACGGTGCCTGCCAGTTGCCCGGCAGGTACACGCCGATGGAGCCGGGGACGCCGGTGGTCTGCGTCCATTGCAACAGCATCACTGAAATGAACAGGCCGAGGAGGCTGGAGAACAGATTGATTTTC
Coding sequences within:
- a CDS encoding Na+/H+ antiporter subunit E, which encodes MNRLFPAPWLSLALWILWLTLNLSVSPGNLLLGAALGFAAPLMMRKLRPKRARIRNPIAILRLFFLVGRDVIMSNLIVAWGVVNAGRRPPNSCFIKVPLDLRDAHGLAALAMICTVVPGTVWSELALDRSVLLLHVWDLHDEAQFIEHFKSTYERPLMEIFE
- a CDS encoding methyl-accepting chemotaxis protein — its product is MIATEQATSQLCRDALDAASQAHHSSAAGRSELLDSISRMQQLSQRANASRELIEALSVRSDDIQRVTLVIQSIASQTNLLALNAAIEAARAGEHGRGFAVVADEVRGLAARTAAATGEVGEMVADIQQRTAQVVGQIRELSSDLHTGVEQVEHTGQHLENIARLAAGVETQVSEIARGAQTNREQLDALFIAIEQMRSDLAISDQQTRRLADAAVQMEGQAETISERLAEVGLDDYHQRIYDLAREGASQIAARFEADVEQGRISLDDLFDRSYQLIPGTEPAKFQTRFDRYTDQVLPAIQEPLLARHEGLVFAIACTQQGYVPTHNQAFSQPLTGDVQVDTVNNRTKRKFADRTGIRCGSHQQPVLLQTYTRDTGELMHDLSVPIMIKGRHWGGLRLGYKPENPR
- a CDS encoding Na+/H+ antiporter subunit G; translated protein: MNAELSLWVEIPVAVLLVLSGVFTLLGATGLLRMKDYFQRMHPPALASTIGAWCVALASIICFSALKSGPVVHAWLIPILLAITVPVTTLLLARAALFRKRMAGDDVPAEVSSRQTESGN
- a CDS encoding DUF2789 family protein, with product MELPTELNLTTLFEQLGLPSDEASINDFVEAHPLDPDTKLIDADFWSPQQAQLLKEWLRADGEEAPIVDELNVRLHRGK
- a CDS encoding DUF3995 domain-containing protein, with the protein product MTFVLAQWLVTVFAAIGLMHVYWALGGQWAAAVVVPQVPVSGFVATVRPAFKPSGWLTLAVAAALLIIAALVCMRVGWGVPAVQHKALQWVISAIALLMFARAIGDSNLVGFFKEVKDSRFARLDTWVYSPLCALLGAGLLAVAWV
- a CDS encoding monovalent cation/H+ antiporter subunit D; the protein is MMAMTHLIAAPILLPLLTAAIMLMLGEKHRPLKAKINLFSSLLGLFISVMLLQWTQTTGVPGSIGVYLPGNWQAPFGIVLVVDRLSALMLVLTGIIGVSALLFAMARWDGAGSSFHALFQIQLMGLYGAFLTADLFNLFVFFEVLLAASYGLLLHGSGRARVSSGLHYISINLLASSLFLIGAALIYGVTGTLNMADLAMKIPLVPEADRGLLHAGAGILAVAFLAKAGMWPLNFWLVPAYSSASAPVAAMFAIMTKVGVYTLLRLWTLLFSGQAGASAFFGGDWLIYGGMATMACAGLAIIAAQRLERMASLSILVSAGILLSAIGFAQPNLIGAALFYLVSSTLALSALFMLAELIERSRSANEIPLEDESELLPRPQESLQPPKGINLDDEQKAVVGQVIPWTMAFLGLSFIACALLIIGMPPLSGFIGKLSLIGALLNPLGLGTAAPLPPGAWGLLALLILTGLASLMAFSRLGIQRFWTPEERPSPLLRKLECAPIFLLLGLSIVLTFKAESLLRYTQATADALNNPQQYVLAVLGTRAVPSPQARADMLEVQP
- a CDS encoding ABC transporter substrate-binding protein → MNGFRRLLAASVATFGLLTSAQSPQAAQAPIHFADLNWESGSLITEVLRVIVEKGYGLPTDTLPGTTITLETALANNDIQVIGEEWAGRSPVWVKAEAEGKVVGLGDTVKGATEGWWVPEYVIKGDPAKGIKPLAPDLRSVTDLKKYKDVFKDPESPGKGRFLNSPIGWTSEVVNKQKLTAYGLQDDYTNFRSGSGAALDAEISSSIRRGKPVLFYYWSPTPLLGKFKLVQLEEPPFDAEAWKTLTDADNPNPKPTRSLASKLSIGVSTPFQKQNPQIAEFFSKVDFPIEPLNKALAEMSDKHTAPREAAVAFMKAHPDVWQAWLPKDVADKVTADLK
- a CDS encoding K+/H+ antiporter subunit F is translated as MSPLLSNAILLTLFLYCVAMVLTLVRLFKGPSAQDRVLALDYLYIVAMLMMLTLGIRYASDTYFEAALLIALFGFVGSFALAKFLLRGEVIE